Genomic DNA from Candidatus Atribacteria bacterium:
ATCATTCTATCTTGGAGACTTATAAGAAAATTAGCCGGGGAATCATTAAGGGTCTTTCTTGTATTGGAATAGCGGCAGAATTAGTTCCCTTAAGAGAAAAATCTGAAATTTACCGCTCTGATTTTAAATCAATCTGTTTCTCTGTACCCTCTCAATATGAGGTTCAGGTAGAAGGTAAAAAGATTGTAGGTTCTGCCCAAGTGAGAAAAAAAGAAATAGTTTTACAACACGGTTCTTTATTGATAGAATTAGAAAAAGATAAGCTGTTCTCCGTATTTAATTTTCCCTCAGCCCAGATAAGAGAAAGGTATAAAGCCAGTTTTAATGCTACCAGTTTGGAAGAGATTTTAAAGAGAAAGATAAGTTTTTCCGAGTTATCAGAGATCCTCCCCCGGGGGTTTGAAGAAGAGTTTGGGGTAAGATTACTGGAAAGTAAACTGACCGAAGAAGAAGAAAAGATATCCCAAGAACTTTTAGAAAATAAATACTTGACTTATGAGTGGAATTATCAAAGGAAAAATAATGATCAGCTTGGTGCCCAAAAAATAAAGGAGTAGGGTGATGATTAAATTTAAGAGTAAATTTATTGTAGTTGAAGGAGCAATAGGAGCAGGAAAGACAAGTTTAGTTTTATTGCTAAGCAAAAGGTTTAGTGCAAGATATAATTTAGAGGTAGTGGAAGAAAATCCCTTTTTATCTAACTTTTATAATGATATAGAAAGGTATGCCTTCCAGACTCAAATATTTTTTTTACTGAGCCGTTATAAACAGCAATTAGAATTAGTCCAGCAAGATTTATTTAATCAGTCAGTTTTTTCTGATTACTTATTTGCCAAGGATAGGATATTTGCTCATCTGAATCTTTCCGGAAATGAACTTTCTATGTATGAACGCCTCTATGAAATTATGGTGAAAGATATTCCCCGACCGGACTTAATTGTGTACTTGCAAGCCAGCACAGAGATGTTAATGAAAAGAATAGCACTAAGAGATCGCCCTTTTGAGCGAAAGATGTCTTTTGAATATATGAGAAGATTAAATTTGGCTTATGAAGAATTTTTTTCTTATCCCGATAATTATAAAAAAATAAAATTAGTTAAAATAAAAACTAATAATCTTGATTTCGTAGGTAAAAATAAAGACCTTGAATTTGTGATAGATGAAATTTACAAGGGGGATGGTTTGAAATGAAGAAATTTATTATCGTATCGGGGAATATAGGCTGTGGCAAATCAAGTTTAACCGACCTATTGAGTAAAAGATTGGGTTGGAAAGCCTATTACGAAGTAGTAGAAAATAACCCGTATTTAGAGGATTTCTATAAAGATATGAAAAAGTGGAGTTTTCATCTCCAAATATTTTTTCTGTCTAAGAGATTTCGCCATCATCAGGAAATATTAAAGAATCCTGCCTCAGTAGTCCAGGATAGAAGTATCTATGAGGACGTGGATATTTTTGCTAAAAATTTAAATCAACAGGGATACATGGAGGAACGTGATTATGAAAACTATCAGGAATTATTTAGCATAATGACCCAATTTCTTACTCCTCCTGATTTAATTGTTTATCTTCAGGCTTCAGTTCCCACGCTTTCGAAAAGAATTTCTCTGCGAGGGAGGGATTACGAGAAAACTATTTCCGAGGAATATTTAAAACAATTAAACGAATTGTATGAAGAATGGGTAGAGAATTTTACCATTTGCCCTATCTTGAATGTGCCTGCTGATGACTTGGATTTTGTAAAGCGCCCGGAACATCTAAAATTAATTGCCAACAAAATATTGGATAAACTCCAGGGGGTAGAAAAAGTAGTATTTGATTAAATTGATACAGGGGACGGTTCTCTGTATTAAAAACAAATCTATATTTTAAACCAAATTGATACAGAGAACCGTCCCCTGTATCACTCGGAGGTAATGTTTGAAAGTAGCGTTAATTTATAGTGGAAAGGATAAAAAATTAGAATTATTTGAGAAAAAGATATTTTCTGCTATTCAAAGAAAAGGAAATGAATTAAAGGTGATTAAAGTGGAAAGAGGAATAGTTGCCGGTAATTTATTACCTTATGAGTTTGTCTTTGTGGGCTGTTCGGCTTTAAGTGCATTTAAAGGCAATTTACCTTCTGGATTAATCGATTATATAAAACGATGCGTCGGATTGGAAAGAAAAAAAACTATTGCTTTTATCGTTCCGCGGTTAATGGGAAATGATAAAACTTTAAAGAATTTAATGAAATTATTGGAGAGCAAAGGATCTTTTGTAATTGATTTTAGACAAATTAAAGATATAGACCAAGATAGTGAATTATTAGCTTCTCGTATAAAATAGTGAATCAGAGGAACGATTCTCCTGTTCCCCTCAAGGGAAATAAAGAATGATCAATAACAGTTTAAAATATTTAAAAGAAAAAGGATATATTTCCGGTGAAGCTTTAGCCCAAAAATTAGGGATTTCCCGGGTAGCAGTTTGGAAACAGATAAAGAAATTAAAAAATATGGGTTATAAGATAATAGCTGACCAAAATTTAGGTTATTGCTTGATTTCCCGCCCTGATCTTCTAATCCCCCAAGAAATTCAAAGGGAATTATACACAGAATATATCGGTAAAGAAATATACTATTTCCCCGAATTAAAATCTACCAATATAATGGCTAAAGAAAAAGCCTTGCAGGGGATAGAGAAGATAAAGGAAGGTACATTAATTATTGCTGAAAGGCAGAGCGCAGGGAAGGGTAGATTAGGCCGGGAATGGTTTTCACCTATCGGAGGTATCTGGATCTCCATAATATTATACCCTCAACTTTCACCTTCTTACATCCCTCGAATCACTTTAATGTCTGCAGTAGCGGTAGTGAAGGCCATCAAAATCTGCACGCAGATTGAACCACAAATAAAATGGCCAAACGATATATTAATAAATGAAAAAAAAGTATGCGGAATACTGACCGAAATGAATGCTGAATTGGATATAATAAACTGGGTAGTAGTCGGAATAGGCATCAATGCAAATATAGATCACCGAGCATTTCCCCAGGATATTCAAGAGAATACGATTTCTTTAAAAGAAGTTGCAGGTAAAGAGGTTTTAAGGATCAAGCTGGTACAAGCCTTCTTGCAGGAATTTGAAAAGCATTACGAAAGTTTAAAAAGAAGAGAATTTTCTTCTATTTTAAAGGAATGGAAATTAAACTCCCATACCCTGGGAAGAAAGGTAAAGGTAGATATGGGGGAGAGAATAATTACAGGGGAAGCAGTAGACATAGATAAAGAAGGAGCCCTAGTTTTAAAAAAAGAGGACGGCAAACTGATAAAAATAATTTCCGGGACTGTTGTATAAATTTTTTTGACATTACCGTTAACTAAAGATATTATACTGGTTAACAATTATTAATCATAAAAATCGGGAGATTTAAAAATGTTAAAAATAAATATCCGCCAGATGATTTTAGTGTCATTATTTGCTGCTTTAACGGCAATAGGAGCATTTATTTCGATTCCTATCTATCCTGTCCCTTTTACTTTACAGACTTTATTTACTCTCCTTGCAGCTATGACCCTGGGAAGTGTAATGGGAGCATTAAGCCAGATTATTTATGTATTGTTAGGTGTAGTAGGGTTACCCGTTTTTGCTGGTTTTAAAGCCGGGATAGGTATTTTATTTGGACCAACCGGTGGATTTTTATTTGGATTCATAATTTCTGCTTATATTATCGGTAAGATGATAGAGCTAAAAAAAGAAAAGAATATTTTTTACTATTTTTTGGTAGGTTCATTGGGAACGATACTTCTTTATTTATTTGGTATAACTCAATTATCTTTGGTTGCAGGAATAGGAGTCAAGAAAGCAATAACATTAGGAATGCTTCCCTTTTTGCCTGGGGATATTTTAAAAATAATTACCGCTTCTTTCATTGTTAGTAAATTAAAAACAGTTATAGAATTAAAATAACCATACTAATAAAATAAAATAAAAATTTACGATACGCTTTATTCCCCTTATTTTTCTTATAGTATTGAACGCTAATAAATTAGTAGCCTCGAAAAGATGATTATGATATAATTCATATATATCTTTCGGGGCGTAGCGCAGTTTGGTAAGCGCGCTTGGTTCGGGACCAAGAGGTCGGAGGTTCAAATCCTCTCGCCCCGACCATTTATAGATAGATGAATATTAGCCCTTTGGCTTTTTGCTGAAGGGCTTTTTATTAAAAAAATATTAATCTAGATTTAATTATTCGATTTTTAGCTATAATTTAAATACCCGCTCGTAATAATACAGCTTGCCTCACCTATACTAAATATGTCTGGAATCTTTTTAAAAATAATAAACTAAAGACACTGTAAATATAATTTTATAATAGATATACAAAGAAACTAAGCTTACTAGGGTCAGTAGATAAGTTTTGGTAATACTAATCTGCGCGACCCGAACAACCGCTCCAGAATATCAAGGAGACGGCAAAATTGACAATAAGTTATAATAAGGTTAATCTTATAGAAATCGCCTATTCCCGAATTCTCATTGCATAACTACGCAGGCTTAAGCACAGGATGTATAAGATGCAGGAAAGTTAGGTGAAAAATACTTATTTTTTAATTTAAGGAAAACTTATGAAATCAATATTTTTTATGTTATTTGGTGCTCTCGCTGGTAGTTTTATTGCTCTTCAAAACACCTTAAACTCTTCTTTAGGAAAAAAAACAGGATATTTTGGTTCAGTCCTTCTTCTTACTATTATAAGTACTATTACTTTAATAATTATCATATCTATCTCACCTAAAACAGCTACTTTAAAAAATGCTCCGGGTCTTTCCCAATGGTATTTATATCTTGGAGGTATTTTAGGTGTTCTTATTTTAGCTATACCAATTTTTATCCTCCCCAAAATCGGAGTTTCAGCTACTTTATCCTCAATGATTTTTGGTCAGATTATTTTGGCATTAATCCTTGATCATTTTGGTTTTATGGGCAACCCCGCTATTACCATTGATTTAAAAAAAATCTTAGGTGTTTTTCTTCTTTTGATATCAATTTTTTTAATTAATAGCAATTAGAGAAATTATATAATGATAATCTATAATTTTTTATGTTTTACTTTATACGTATTGATTTTAATCTTATCCCAAATTAGCATACTTTCAGATATCCATTTGGAGAGCCATGAAAATTTCAAGCTTTTTGGCTTTTGCTGAAGGACTTTTTATTTTTAATGAAAAGAAGGATTTAATCATTTTATCTTGAGAGGAACTACCTTATTGGACTTAATAACTAGAATTAAAAAGATATTTGTCATCTTATGTGTAAAAGCACGCCGTTAACTATTTTTCTCTAAAATAAAATCTTTATTTTATATACATTTTAAATTTCAGTTTGAGGTCATCTTGGCTTCTTTTTTACTTAATGTTGACAAATTCTATTAAAAATATAAACTGAAACAAGGAACCTGAGTTCGGATATAAAAAAGTTATACGCAAGCCTAGCTGAAATGATACTGAGAAAACTGTTAGCCATCCTTGGCTGGCTTGATGCTGTAAATGAAAAGGAGGATCAATCATGACTAGAAGACAAAAAACCCGAAAAGCTATAATCTTAATTTCGTTTTTATTATTTCCTCTTACCATAAGCTATTTTTCTCCCTACATCATCATTGACGGTGCTTCACAAGGGATTATTGCAGGTAGTTTTATTACCTTTGCACTTTTATTTATTGTATCACTATTTCTTGGTAGAGCTTACTGCGGATGGGTGTGCCCAGGAGCCGGCATTCAAGAGTGGTGTTTTACAGTCAATGATAAAAGAGCTCGAGGAGGAAGGCTCAATTGGATAAAATACTTCATTTGGATCCCCTGGATTAGCATTATTATCATTATGGCGATATTAGCTGGAGGATTTCATACTGTAAACCCATTGCATCTGACTGAAACCGGAATATCAGTATCTGAACCTGCTGCTTATATGATGTACTTTACCATTGTGGGTCTATTCGTGATTCTATCGTTCACAGCTGGAAAGAGAGCTTTCTGTCATTATGTCTGCTGGATGGCGCCATTTATGGTCATTGGTATTAAAATAAAAAATTACTTCAAGTGGCCTTCGCTTCATTTAGAATCTACAAGTGATAAATGTAAACAATGTAAGATATGCGATAAGAATTGTCCTATGAGTTTAGAGGTTAGCAAGATGGTAAAAAACAGTTCTATGGAGAATGCAGAATGTATTCTATGTGGCACCTGTATTGATAATTGTTCAAACGGGGCAATAAAGTACTCCTGGAAGTGCAAAAAACATCTCCAGTAATAAAAATAAATGGAAAAAAGTAGAGACACATTCCATTTTCTTGGAGAATTAATATTTTATTTTTAAAATAGATAAATAGGGGAGGGTATATCAGGTCAATAATCCGATAACTTTTTCTAACTTTTTGTAATGGATTTAATAATCAATATTAATATCAAATATTGATTACTTCTTTTAAATTCCGATACACTTTTTCAGTATCCTCACTCATACAAAAAGTTCGAAAATCGTTTTGTCTGGCCGACCATTTGGAAAATTTAAGAAAATTGAAAAAGAATTTACCGATAAGTTATTTCTTGAAAAAACTATAGTAAAAGATCGCTTAATATTTTTTTAATTTCTTATTTTTGATAAATGTACTGTCTAAATTATATATTTAGCCTTAAAAGAAATTTCGTGTTCTTTTGCAGATTGAAACCAGCATCAACATAACCGGAACTTCGATTAAAACCCCTACTACTGTTGCTAAAGCAGCACCAGAAGATAATCCAAAAATCATAACAGCTGTAGCAATGGCTACTTCAAAATGATTACTCGCCCCAATTAAGGCAGAAGGAGCAGCATCTTCATAGTTCAGTTTCAATAGTTTTGCTAATCCATAAGTTAGAAAAAAGATAAGGTTAGTTTGGATAAAAAGTGGAATAGCTATCCATAGTATGGTTAAAGGTTTAGTTAAAATGACATCTCCTTTAAAGGAAAAAAGAAGGATTAGAGTA
This window encodes:
- a CDS encoding lipoate--protein ligase family protein produces the protein MQWRLIKDNYHNGFMNMAIDEAIMMAHREGLVPPTIRFYQWSPPAVSLGYFQDLQKEIDIDVCQDMGIDIVRRPTGGKAVLHDKELTYSFIIKENHPLVNHSILETYKKISRGIIKGLSCIGIAAELVPLREKSEIYRSDFKSICFSVPSQYEVQVEGKKIVGSAQVRKKEIVLQHGSLLIELEKDKLFSVFNFPSAQIRERYKASFNATSLEEILKRKISFSELSEILPRGFEEEFGVRLLESKLTEEEEKISQELLENKYLTYEWNYQRKNNDQLGAQKIKE
- a CDS encoding deoxynucleoside kinase; the encoded protein is MIKFKSKFIVVEGAIGAGKTSLVLLLSKRFSARYNLEVVEENPFLSNFYNDIERYAFQTQIFFLLSRYKQQLELVQQDLFNQSVFSDYLFAKDRIFAHLNLSGNELSMYERLYEIMVKDIPRPDLIVYLQASTEMLMKRIALRDRPFERKMSFEYMRRLNLAYEEFFSYPDNYKKIKLVKIKTNNLDFVGKNKDLEFVIDEIYKGDGLK
- a CDS encoding deoxynucleoside kinase, with amino-acid sequence MKKFIIVSGNIGCGKSSLTDLLSKRLGWKAYYEVVENNPYLEDFYKDMKKWSFHLQIFFLSKRFRHHQEILKNPASVVQDRSIYEDVDIFAKNLNQQGYMEERDYENYQELFSIMTQFLTPPDLIVYLQASVPTLSKRISLRGRDYEKTISEEYLKQLNELYEEWVENFTICPILNVPADDLDFVKRPEHLKLIANKILDKLQGVEKVVFD
- a CDS encoding biotin--[acetyl-CoA-carboxylase] ligase, with the translated sequence MINNSLKYLKEKGYISGEALAQKLGISRVAVWKQIKKLKNMGYKIIADQNLGYCLISRPDLLIPQEIQRELYTEYIGKEIYYFPELKSTNIMAKEKALQGIEKIKEGTLIIAERQSAGKGRLGREWFSPIGGIWISIILYPQLSPSYIPRITLMSAVAVVKAIKICTQIEPQIKWPNDILINEKKVCGILTEMNAELDIINWVVVGIGINANIDHRAFPQDIQENTISLKEVAGKEVLRIKLVQAFLQEFEKHYESLKRREFSSILKEWKLNSHTLGRKVKVDMGERIITGEAVDIDKEGALVLKKEDGKLIKIISGTVV
- a CDS encoding biotin transporter BioY; translation: MLKINIRQMILVSLFAALTAIGAFISIPIYPVPFTLQTLFTLLAAMTLGSVMGALSQIIYVLLGVVGLPVFAGFKAGIGILFGPTGGFLFGFIISAYIIGKMIELKKEKNIFYYFLVGSLGTILLYLFGITQLSLVAGIGVKKAITLGMLPFLPGDILKIITASFIVSKLKTVIELK
- a CDS encoding DMT family transporter, which gives rise to MKSIFFMLFGALAGSFIALQNTLNSSLGKKTGYFGSVLLLTIISTITLIIIISISPKTATLKNAPGLSQWYLYLGGILGVLILAIPIFILPKIGVSATLSSMIFGQIILALILDHFGFMGNPAITIDLKKILGVFLLLISIFLINSN
- a CDS encoding 4Fe-4S binding protein gives rise to the protein MMTRRQKTRKAIILISFLLFPLTISYFSPYIIIDGASQGIIAGSFITFALLFIVSLFLGRAYCGWVCPGAGIQEWCFTVNDKRARGGRLNWIKYFIWIPWISIIIIMAILAGGFHTVNPLHLTETGISVSEPAAYMMYFTIVGLFVILSFTAGKRAFCHYVCWMAPFMVIGIKIKNYFKWPSLHLESTSDKCKQCKICDKNCPMSLEVSKMVKNSSMENAECILCGTCIDNCSNGAIKYSWKCKKHLQ